A stretch of the Acyrthosiphon pisum isolate AL4f chromosome A2, pea_aphid_22Mar2018_4r6ur, whole genome shotgun sequence genome encodes the following:
- the LOC100575593 gene encoding uncharacterized protein LOC100575593 isoform X1 — protein sequence MFQGRPPKKKPIIEDAELTKQSEPSTSKLTKQNEPSTSKTTKQNEPSISISTKQNEPSTSKSTKQNEPSTSKLTKQNEPSTSKSTKQNEPSTSKSMIGISELPDDDPNEPTPSTSKNVLTNGLKRPLPDGVDGDKKKKFRLTDESEDELEVTNKDDNKTSHIELLLQKVSESLENSSDDESNVSNNSHDNLNNKKNLSFNLINHNGKNGIDDKNCKEDYPDKNTLNKDISKGRKKNNPSDILLNILNNVEKNLNDSSIGNSKDTVKNGKNILTRNDILNSNGISCLNKSSSSDNLAITENSDHGNVAVVNDIQITENISTAVNDSTVKESNSNLSNTKIYTIENIVNSKKDDANPLLELKNKIHLTKNTNETKSIESPCNSNINNSEKVDVCSNGIEQNFELIDSDNSSDISLSDLNDFPEDISSIISGVKQISKDSFPRLLKLFSSNELTFEQFDSMCTQKIIEMMTQKSFWGKQRAELQALKKREKLWRSKYTLLDRQFKELKLVVNLHKQELKSNEYARPHVVTRTVGLQAVSCPRKEGSMKLPKQAIPLPRPDPVSIIVEDDDDVVELEFETESASSSTSKITNTTTKKQMPPLITTSKTLIVSPKNVTASPKIFTVSPKTVTAAKSLKPINNGTTSTTIDLTGNDDVIEESNIINLEDSSSPIKIPRRIPATLLPGTFVTSNSGKTITYLEVSKNPSSSSSSLITGTASRSPRQTIVLNKDTINTSPKSKNLKPILIEVSRVDPVLVQPCTVTYTTRVPVSGTLQPMSTASYAPRKITMSQLSASLKTLTPSYTTSQIPASHISGSMPGIALPQASPGTSYTTCRVPISLRSIHHTGSQSTRKPPPPAIPLLGHPSPVPGIPNQKSLSTWKRLPPAPNLTISKSPEVQNVPQALVLSWTMNVNRTIAEVISYQIYAYQETPDQPPNIDLWKKIGDVNALPLPMACSLTHFSDGQKYHFLVRAVDVYTRVGPFSTPKSLYLKLI from the exons ATGTTCCAGGGAAGGCCACCAAAGAAAAAACCAATCATTGAAGATGCTGAATTGACGAAACAAAGCGAACCTAGCACATCAAAATTGACGAAACAAAATGAACCTAGCACATCAAAAACGACAAAACAAAATGAACCTAGTATTTCAATATCGACGAAACAAAATGAACCTAGCACTTCAAAATCGACGAAACAAAATGAACCTAGCACTTCAAAATTGACGAAACAAAATGAACCTAGCACATCAAAATCGACAAAACAAAATGAACCTAGCACATCAAAATCGATGATTGGGATTT cTGAACTACCTGATGATGATCCTAATGAACCAACACCTTCGACATCAAAAAATGTGTTAACAAATGGTTTAAAGCGACCTTTGCCAGATGGAGTAgatggtgataaaaaaaaaaaatttagactgACTGATGAAAGTGAAGATGAACTGGAAGTTACTAATAAAGATGATAATAAAACAAGTCATATTGAACTGTTGTTACAAAAAGTTTCGGAGTCTCTAGAAAATTCAAGTGATGATGAATCTAATGTTTCCAATAATTCACAtgataatctaaataataaaaaaaatctatcctTTAATTTGATTAACCATAATGGTAAGAATGGAAttgatgataaaaattgtaAGGAGGATTATCCggataaaaatactttaaataaagaTATCAGTAagggtagaaaaaaaaataatccaagtgatatattacttaatatattaaataatgttgagAAAAATCTTAATGATAGTAGTATCGGAAACAGTAAGGATACtgtaaaaaatggtaaaaatatattaactaggAACGATATACTTAATAGCAATGGTATTTcatgtttaaataaatcatcGTCATCAGACAATTTAGCTATCACTGAAAATTCAGATCACGGAAATGTTGCTGTTGTTAATGATATTCAGATAACAGAAAATATATCTACAGCAGTTAATGATTCAACTGTAAAAGAAAGTAATTCAAACCTTTCAAATACCAAGATATATACAATTGAAAACattgtaaatagtaaaaaagATGATGCAAACCCTTTgctagaattaaaaaataaaatacatttgacaaaaaatactaatgaaACTAAATCTATTGAAAGTCcatgtaatagtaatataaataatagtgaaaAGGTCGATGTTTGTTCCAATGGTATTGAACAAAATTTTGAACTCATAGATTCTGACAATAGTTCTGACATTTCATTATCTGATTTAAATGATTTTCCTGAAGATATCAGTAGTATTATAAGTGGAGTAAAGCAGATTTCCAAAGATAGTTTTCCAcggttattaaaattgtttagtagTAATGAATTGACTTTTGAG CAATTTGACAGCATGTGTACACAGAAAATTATTGAAATGATGACACAAAAGTCATTCTGGGGTAAACAGCGTGCAGAGCTTCAGGCGTTGAAGAAAAGAGAAAAACTTTGGCGGTCAAAATATACGTTACTAGATAGACAATTTAAAGAACTGAAGCTTGTTGTAAATCTTCATAAACAAGAGTTAAAAAGCAATGAATATGCTAGACCACATGTAGTTACAAGGACTGTTGGTTTACAAGCAGTATCGTGTCCAAGAAAG GAAGGTAGTATGAAGTTACCAAAACAAGCAATTCCTTTGCCAAGACCTGATCCAGTAAGTATTATTGTtgaagatgatgatgatgttGTTGAATTAGAATTTGAAACAGAATCTGCTAGTTCATCaacttcaaaaattacaaatacgaCTACAAAAAAg caaatGCCTCCCTTAATTACTACATCAAAAACGCTAATAGTATCTCCAAAAAATGTTACTGCATCTCCAAAAATTTTTACTGTATCTCCAAAGACTGTTACTGCTGCAAAGTCTTTGAAACCTATCAACAATGGCACTACTTCTACTACTATAGATCTAACAGGAAATGATGATGTAATTGAAGAatcaaatataatcaatttgGAGGATTCAAGTTCACCTATCAAAATTCCTCGCCGAATTCCAGCGACGCTTTTACCAGGGACATTCGTG ACCAGTAATTCGGGAAAAACTATTACTTATTTAGAGGTATCTAAGAATCCATCATCATCTTCCTCAAGTCTTATAACTGGAACAGCTTCa cGCTCTCCTCGacaaacaattgttttaaataaagacACCATAAATACAAGTCCAAAATCCAAAAATCTTAAACCAATTTTAATCGAAg tGTCACGTGTTGATCCTGTACTAGTTCAGCCTTGTACTGTTACTTATACTACACGTGTTCCAGTATCTGGAACATTACAACCAATGTCAACAGCCTCTTATGCACCACGCAAAATAACAATGTCTCAACTCTCTGcatcattaaaaacattaactCCAAGTTATACAACAAGCCAAATACCAGCATCTCATATATCTGGATCAATGCCTGGCATTGCATTGCCACAGGCATCTCCTGGAACATCTTATACTACATGCCGAGTACCAATATCGTTACGTTCAATACATCATACAGGATCTCAATCGACAAGAAAACCGCCACCTCCTGCAATACCACTCTTAGGA CATCCTTCTCCAGTACCCGGAATTCCAAATCAAAAGAGTCTTTCTACATGGAAAAGATTACCTCCCGCACCTAATTTGACCATTTCAAAATCACCAGAAGTGCAAAATGTGCCCCAag CATTAGTGCTCTCGTGGACTATGAATGTTAATAGAACAATTGCAGAAGTAATAAGTTATCAGATATATGCTTATCAAGAGACCCCTGACCAACCACCTAACATTGACCTATGGAAGAAAATTGGTGATGTAAATGCTCTTCCTCTACCAATGGCTTGCTCACTTActcat ttttcagatggtcaaaaatatcattttttagtaAGAGCTGTTGATGTTTATACTCGTGTTGGGCCATTTAGCACACCGAAaagtttgtatttgaaattaatttaa
- the LOC100575593 gene encoding uncharacterized protein LOC100575593 isoform X2 — protein MFQGRPPKKKPIIEDAELTKQSEPSTSKLTKQNEPSTSKTTKQNEPSISISTKQNEPSTSKSTKQNEPSTSKLTKQNEPSTSKSTKQNEPSTSKSMIGISELPDDDPNEPTPSTSKNVLTNGLKRPLPDGVDGDKKKKFRLTDESEDELEVTNKDDNKTSHIELLLQKVSESLENSSDDESNVSNNSHDNLNNKKNLSFNLINHNGKNGIDDKNCKEDYPDKNTLNKDISKGRKKNNPSDILLNILNNVEKNLNDSSIGNSKDTVKNGKNILTRNDILNSNGISCLNKSSSSDNLAITENSDHGNVAVVNDIQITENISTAVNDSTVKESNSNLSNTKIYTIENIVNSKKDDANPLLELKNKIHLTKNTNETKSIESPCNSNINNSEKVDVCSNGIEQNFELIDSDNSSDISLSDLNDFPEDISSIISGVKQISKDSFPRLLKLFSSNELTFEQFDSMCTQKIIEMMTQKSFWGKQRAELQALKKREKLWRSKYTLLDRQFKELKLVVNLHKQELKSNEYARPHVVTRTVGLQAVSCPRKEGSMKLPKQAIPLPRPDPVSIIVEDDDDVVELEFETESASSSTSKITNTTTKKQMPPLITTSKTLIVSPKNVTASPKIFTVSPKTVTAAKSLKPINNGTTSTTIDLTGNDDVIEESNIINLEDSSSPIKIPRRIPATLLPGTFVTSNSGKTITYLEVSKNPSSSSSSLITGTASRSPRQTIVLNKDTINTSPKSKNLKPILIEVSRVDPVLVQPCTVTYTTRVPVSGTLQPMSTASYAPRKITMSQLSASLKTLTPSYTTSQIPASHISGSMPGIALPQASPGTSYTTCRVPISLRSIHHTGSQSTRKPPPPAIPLLGHPSPVPGIPNQKSLSTWKRLPPAPNLTISKSPEVQNVPQALVLSWTMNVNRTIAEVISYQIYAYQETPDQPPNIDLWKKIGDVNALPLPMACSLTHFSDGQKYHFLVRAVDVYTRVGPFSTPKSIL, from the exons ATGTTCCAGGGAAGGCCACCAAAGAAAAAACCAATCATTGAAGATGCTGAATTGACGAAACAAAGCGAACCTAGCACATCAAAATTGACGAAACAAAATGAACCTAGCACATCAAAAACGACAAAACAAAATGAACCTAGTATTTCAATATCGACGAAACAAAATGAACCTAGCACTTCAAAATCGACGAAACAAAATGAACCTAGCACTTCAAAATTGACGAAACAAAATGAACCTAGCACATCAAAATCGACAAAACAAAATGAACCTAGCACATCAAAATCGATGATTGGGATTT cTGAACTACCTGATGATGATCCTAATGAACCAACACCTTCGACATCAAAAAATGTGTTAACAAATGGTTTAAAGCGACCTTTGCCAGATGGAGTAgatggtgataaaaaaaaaaaatttagactgACTGATGAAAGTGAAGATGAACTGGAAGTTACTAATAAAGATGATAATAAAACAAGTCATATTGAACTGTTGTTACAAAAAGTTTCGGAGTCTCTAGAAAATTCAAGTGATGATGAATCTAATGTTTCCAATAATTCACAtgataatctaaataataaaaaaaatctatcctTTAATTTGATTAACCATAATGGTAAGAATGGAAttgatgataaaaattgtaAGGAGGATTATCCggataaaaatactttaaataaagaTATCAGTAagggtagaaaaaaaaataatccaagtgatatattacttaatatattaaataatgttgagAAAAATCTTAATGATAGTAGTATCGGAAACAGTAAGGATACtgtaaaaaatggtaaaaatatattaactaggAACGATATACTTAATAGCAATGGTATTTcatgtttaaataaatcatcGTCATCAGACAATTTAGCTATCACTGAAAATTCAGATCACGGAAATGTTGCTGTTGTTAATGATATTCAGATAACAGAAAATATATCTACAGCAGTTAATGATTCAACTGTAAAAGAAAGTAATTCAAACCTTTCAAATACCAAGATATATACAATTGAAAACattgtaaatagtaaaaaagATGATGCAAACCCTTTgctagaattaaaaaataaaatacatttgacaaaaaatactaatgaaACTAAATCTATTGAAAGTCcatgtaatagtaatataaataatagtgaaaAGGTCGATGTTTGTTCCAATGGTATTGAACAAAATTTTGAACTCATAGATTCTGACAATAGTTCTGACATTTCATTATCTGATTTAAATGATTTTCCTGAAGATATCAGTAGTATTATAAGTGGAGTAAAGCAGATTTCCAAAGATAGTTTTCCAcggttattaaaattgtttagtagTAATGAATTGACTTTTGAG CAATTTGACAGCATGTGTACACAGAAAATTATTGAAATGATGACACAAAAGTCATTCTGGGGTAAACAGCGTGCAGAGCTTCAGGCGTTGAAGAAAAGAGAAAAACTTTGGCGGTCAAAATATACGTTACTAGATAGACAATTTAAAGAACTGAAGCTTGTTGTAAATCTTCATAAACAAGAGTTAAAAAGCAATGAATATGCTAGACCACATGTAGTTACAAGGACTGTTGGTTTACAAGCAGTATCGTGTCCAAGAAAG GAAGGTAGTATGAAGTTACCAAAACAAGCAATTCCTTTGCCAAGACCTGATCCAGTAAGTATTATTGTtgaagatgatgatgatgttGTTGAATTAGAATTTGAAACAGAATCTGCTAGTTCATCaacttcaaaaattacaaatacgaCTACAAAAAAg caaatGCCTCCCTTAATTACTACATCAAAAACGCTAATAGTATCTCCAAAAAATGTTACTGCATCTCCAAAAATTTTTACTGTATCTCCAAAGACTGTTACTGCTGCAAAGTCTTTGAAACCTATCAACAATGGCACTACTTCTACTACTATAGATCTAACAGGAAATGATGATGTAATTGAAGAatcaaatataatcaatttgGAGGATTCAAGTTCACCTATCAAAATTCCTCGCCGAATTCCAGCGACGCTTTTACCAGGGACATTCGTG ACCAGTAATTCGGGAAAAACTATTACTTATTTAGAGGTATCTAAGAATCCATCATCATCTTCCTCAAGTCTTATAACTGGAACAGCTTCa cGCTCTCCTCGacaaacaattgttttaaataaagacACCATAAATACAAGTCCAAAATCCAAAAATCTTAAACCAATTTTAATCGAAg tGTCACGTGTTGATCCTGTACTAGTTCAGCCTTGTACTGTTACTTATACTACACGTGTTCCAGTATCTGGAACATTACAACCAATGTCAACAGCCTCTTATGCACCACGCAAAATAACAATGTCTCAACTCTCTGcatcattaaaaacattaactCCAAGTTATACAACAAGCCAAATACCAGCATCTCATATATCTGGATCAATGCCTGGCATTGCATTGCCACAGGCATCTCCTGGAACATCTTATACTACATGCCGAGTACCAATATCGTTACGTTCAATACATCATACAGGATCTCAATCGACAAGAAAACCGCCACCTCCTGCAATACCACTCTTAGGA CATCCTTCTCCAGTACCCGGAATTCCAAATCAAAAGAGTCTTTCTACATGGAAAAGATTACCTCCCGCACCTAATTTGACCATTTCAAAATCACCAGAAGTGCAAAATGTGCCCCAag CATTAGTGCTCTCGTGGACTATGAATGTTAATAGAACAATTGCAGAAGTAATAAGTTATCAGATATATGCTTATCAAGAGACCCCTGACCAACCACCTAACATTGACCTATGGAAGAAAATTGGTGATGTAAATGCTCTTCCTCTACCAATGGCTTGCTCACTTActcat ttttcagatggtcaaaaatatcattttttagtaAGAGCTGTTGATGTTTATACTCGTGTTGGGCCATTTAGCACACCGAAaa gtatattataa
- the LOC100575593 gene encoding probable basic-leucine zipper transcription factor J isoform X3, with protein MPVETTSETTEQQVSTVEENSLKQSEPDLPDTELPDDDPNEPTPSTSKNVLTNGLKRPLPDGVDGDKKKKFRLTDESEDELEVTNKDDNKTSHIELLLQKVSESLENSSDDESNVSNNSHDNLNNKKNLSFNLINHNGKNGIDDKNCKEDYPDKNTLNKDISKGRKKNNPSDILLNILNNVEKNLNDSSIGNSKDTVKNGKNILTRNDILNSNGISCLNKSSSSDNLAITENSDHGNVAVVNDIQITENISTAVNDSTVKESNSNLSNTKIYTIENIVNSKKDDANPLLELKNKIHLTKNTNETKSIESPCNSNINNSEKVDVCSNGIEQNFELIDSDNSSDISLSDLNDFPEDISSIISGVKQISKDSFPRLLKLFSSNELTFEQFDSMCTQKIIEMMTQKSFWGKQRAELQALKKREKLWRSKYTLLDRQFKELKLVVNLHKQELKSNEYARPHVVTRTVGLQAVSCPRKEGSMKLPKQAIPLPRPDPVSIIVEDDDDVVELEFETESASSSTSKITNTTTKKQMPPLITTSKTLIVSPKNVTASPKIFTVSPKTVTAAKSLKPINNGTTSTTIDLTGNDDVIEESNIINLEDSSSPIKIPRRIPATLLPGTFVTSNSGKTITYLEVSKNPSSSSSSLITGTASRSPRQTIVLNKDTINTSPKSKNLKPILIEVSRVDPVLVQPCTVTYTTRVPVSGTLQPMSTASYAPRKITMSQLSASLKTLTPSYTTSQIPASHISGSMPGIALPQASPGTSYTTCRVPISLRSIHHTGSQSTRKPPPPAIPLLGHPSPVPGIPNQKSLSTWKRLPPAPNLTISKSPEVQNVPQALVLSWTMNVNRTIAEVISYQIYAYQETPDQPPNIDLWKKIGDVNALPLPMACSLTHFSDGQKYHFLVRAVDVYTRVGPFSTPKSLYLKLI; from the exons ATGCCCGTCGAGACGACTAGCGAAACGACGGAACAGCAGGTTTCCACTGTGGAGGAGAACTCGCTGAAACAGTCGGAACCTGACTTGCCTGATA cTGAACTACCTGATGATGATCCTAATGAACCAACACCTTCGACATCAAAAAATGTGTTAACAAATGGTTTAAAGCGACCTTTGCCAGATGGAGTAgatggtgataaaaaaaaaaaatttagactgACTGATGAAAGTGAAGATGAACTGGAAGTTACTAATAAAGATGATAATAAAACAAGTCATATTGAACTGTTGTTACAAAAAGTTTCGGAGTCTCTAGAAAATTCAAGTGATGATGAATCTAATGTTTCCAATAATTCACAtgataatctaaataataaaaaaaatctatcctTTAATTTGATTAACCATAATGGTAAGAATGGAAttgatgataaaaattgtaAGGAGGATTATCCggataaaaatactttaaataaagaTATCAGTAagggtagaaaaaaaaataatccaagtgatatattacttaatatattaaataatgttgagAAAAATCTTAATGATAGTAGTATCGGAAACAGTAAGGATACtgtaaaaaatggtaaaaatatattaactaggAACGATATACTTAATAGCAATGGTATTTcatgtttaaataaatcatcGTCATCAGACAATTTAGCTATCACTGAAAATTCAGATCACGGAAATGTTGCTGTTGTTAATGATATTCAGATAACAGAAAATATATCTACAGCAGTTAATGATTCAACTGTAAAAGAAAGTAATTCAAACCTTTCAAATACCAAGATATATACAATTGAAAACattgtaaatagtaaaaaagATGATGCAAACCCTTTgctagaattaaaaaataaaatacatttgacaaaaaatactaatgaaACTAAATCTATTGAAAGTCcatgtaatagtaatataaataatagtgaaaAGGTCGATGTTTGTTCCAATGGTATTGAACAAAATTTTGAACTCATAGATTCTGACAATAGTTCTGACATTTCATTATCTGATTTAAATGATTTTCCTGAAGATATCAGTAGTATTATAAGTGGAGTAAAGCAGATTTCCAAAGATAGTTTTCCAcggttattaaaattgtttagtagTAATGAATTGACTTTTGAG CAATTTGACAGCATGTGTACACAGAAAATTATTGAAATGATGACACAAAAGTCATTCTGGGGTAAACAGCGTGCAGAGCTTCAGGCGTTGAAGAAAAGAGAAAAACTTTGGCGGTCAAAATATACGTTACTAGATAGACAATTTAAAGAACTGAAGCTTGTTGTAAATCTTCATAAACAAGAGTTAAAAAGCAATGAATATGCTAGACCACATGTAGTTACAAGGACTGTTGGTTTACAAGCAGTATCGTGTCCAAGAAAG GAAGGTAGTATGAAGTTACCAAAACAAGCAATTCCTTTGCCAAGACCTGATCCAGTAAGTATTATTGTtgaagatgatgatgatgttGTTGAATTAGAATTTGAAACAGAATCTGCTAGTTCATCaacttcaaaaattacaaatacgaCTACAAAAAAg caaatGCCTCCCTTAATTACTACATCAAAAACGCTAATAGTATCTCCAAAAAATGTTACTGCATCTCCAAAAATTTTTACTGTATCTCCAAAGACTGTTACTGCTGCAAAGTCTTTGAAACCTATCAACAATGGCACTACTTCTACTACTATAGATCTAACAGGAAATGATGATGTAATTGAAGAatcaaatataatcaatttgGAGGATTCAAGTTCACCTATCAAAATTCCTCGCCGAATTCCAGCGACGCTTTTACCAGGGACATTCGTG ACCAGTAATTCGGGAAAAACTATTACTTATTTAGAGGTATCTAAGAATCCATCATCATCTTCCTCAAGTCTTATAACTGGAACAGCTTCa cGCTCTCCTCGacaaacaattgttttaaataaagacACCATAAATACAAGTCCAAAATCCAAAAATCTTAAACCAATTTTAATCGAAg tGTCACGTGTTGATCCTGTACTAGTTCAGCCTTGTACTGTTACTTATACTACACGTGTTCCAGTATCTGGAACATTACAACCAATGTCAACAGCCTCTTATGCACCACGCAAAATAACAATGTCTCAACTCTCTGcatcattaaaaacattaactCCAAGTTATACAACAAGCCAAATACCAGCATCTCATATATCTGGATCAATGCCTGGCATTGCATTGCCACAGGCATCTCCTGGAACATCTTATACTACATGCCGAGTACCAATATCGTTACGTTCAATACATCATACAGGATCTCAATCGACAAGAAAACCGCCACCTCCTGCAATACCACTCTTAGGA CATCCTTCTCCAGTACCCGGAATTCCAAATCAAAAGAGTCTTTCTACATGGAAAAGATTACCTCCCGCACCTAATTTGACCATTTCAAAATCACCAGAAGTGCAAAATGTGCCCCAag CATTAGTGCTCTCGTGGACTATGAATGTTAATAGAACAATTGCAGAAGTAATAAGTTATCAGATATATGCTTATCAAGAGACCCCTGACCAACCACCTAACATTGACCTATGGAAGAAAATTGGTGATGTAAATGCTCTTCCTCTACCAATGGCTTGCTCACTTActcat ttttcagatggtcaaaaatatcattttttagtaAGAGCTGTTGATGTTTATACTCGTGTTGGGCCATTTAGCACACCGAAaagtttgtatttgaaattaatttaa